The following are encoded in a window of Pecten maximus chromosome 17, xPecMax1.1, whole genome shotgun sequence genomic DNA:
- the LOC117315041 gene encoding LOW QUALITY PROTEIN: zinc finger protein Xfin-like (The sequence of the model RefSeq protein was modified relative to this genomic sequence to represent the inferred CDS: deleted 1 base in 1 codon) produces the protein MDGNQCQVCLNYFIDHTSLQNHIETHTKRELYTCIVTLKSALSQLRQTGQWFSLSPSVEKNEASIRLSLEQARQTEENLAAQMQTNLATSTQSSLETAAAVTLVEKLNRQTEYSETQQLENQNVENVDGIDMTGASASDLQKYALSVGNGKAFSCDTCGRVFGTSFALRRHTMSHNNERPDKCDICGKGFIGKQNLEVHRRVHTGEKPYACEVCGKKFSQHGSLYKHRERHGRCFKPPEPGAEPYPLDSSHGESDLKMDGSGSFSAEEGMAVSTDGPDTEDGGHDEVTVPIQGHPPNLELDLSKAVSSQSQVGNLPNMNFDLPAQGHGHPQGQGHSQVHDHSQGQDHSQAHAESHTQSQGHSHLHDHVQTPARIGAIQHTSMSKQSSSMDQVHEMAASVLATEENEKGFQGRNPEDDIETSQVENLKQNLKNDDPMLAEEEVKTESQKQEEMEYLLSKMDPSQLSPGRSKSGDDGLQCKFCLIKCASIFELQSHCSKYHTGQKPYRCNVCGKRFSASFCLRRHIMLHTGEKPHRCPYCHKGFIEKQHLQSHIRIHTGEKPYKCHVCSKSFTQYGTLHNHLQTHNKETSPESLPMKAEHKEPTTPEPTPAVTTPQQTSTASHHPTLSHHLAKQQEIPKELENQINPEILLSGMQGISSLSNPLLQFSQALHLQMQLYTRELESRKSSLSQMEGDFEGTEGESNGERGEIIPGKYAEPTPTSAPSKEEMAAAKEAALGKFNNNPSQNVQVKKEQVEQAANFVENGFGNSLGQITAPNVDLSVLSNKELEAMAAAVTDKRHKCDYCQSQFNSPITLERHTRTHRGQKPFLCHYCQKSFTTSYCLRRHVMTHTGERPHACPTCGKRFIEKQHLMIHTRIHTGEKPYQCKYCGKRFPQGGSLYRHVQIHLKGKSVKIKDEPNVSDQLSEAIQNYQLEQKTPELDESSSSTYSSTHMQSAPLDASVSTHAIATPQHTIASSSHQEKLDSALLYAHDILRNRHLDENHQPNFQPNVSLENKAESNIPEDLSNIRFIDSNETAAMVKEGEKTDNQQNEQRNIDLTAAAYQAAFSPTYLSQIQKYDVARSAGLQYQDAKGKSSATLSEDDTKFDVISDMVRRDYLQHQYNFLFGNIDARTVLIPKEGGTEIPQTVDTHDDKISAPDDIPMNLTDSRYPQTEVEKAVETAAIPQPADYSIGSHRLNVATTMSQQQAVEYNAAVETIAATQQQQQQQQQQQHHLIPTTAELHSDSNDTRDTVVSTVVYPCNVCGQQCESLPALVYHLREHTGSTELRCEICGETFTVAEHLIIHYQSHAVERAMLQTEPLQSPANWSITEGQSNSCRGRCTDVHTAQQVAPLEDVRPSELFHHIPTTEQLSDPANVPVTVAHHRTVEGYPPGSIISHGVSDTHVGVIMRQDSSQVQGHRHTQGHGHGHSQGHNGTSNTKNDLDHQIQPHQSEMAATNQDSENQKSSDSEDDDLDGTMADHHPLATSTPSHSHVAHPSTIVENAQSQSVSYSMSDKLAGEGIPKFIETGNILSSFSELASQVMQRNLGRTPLPTPVFPSTSGFQSTSHVEPAPSPATSVKQESTVQVTPTRSPVTDDTEESSLSMSNAKPFVCEICHKQFMNKRSFYRHVRLHTGEQLCKCEICGKGFTGVFGLRRHMVGHSGDKPHKCEFCGKGFIEKQHLESHRRIHTGEKPFKCDFCGKRFTQYGTLHRHKRTHTKEKPYGCPHCPKRFGENRQLTHHLKVHNPGGEVKEEEERGKDGGDTN, from the exons ATGGATGGCAACCAGTGTCAAGTctgtttaaattatttcatcGATCACACCTCATTACAAAATCATATAGAGACACATACGAAACGggagttatatacatgtatcgtgaCGTTAAAATCGGCCTTATCACAACTCCGACAAACTGGCCAGTGGTTTAGTCTAAGTCCATCTGTAGAGAAAAATGAAGCTAGCATACGGTTGAGTTTGGAACAGGCACGACAAACTGAAGAAAATTTAGCCGCCCAAATGCAGACCAATCTAGCAACTTCAACCCAGTCCAGCTTGGAAACGGCTGCAGCTGTGACTCTCGTTGAGAAATTAAATCGGCAAACGGAATATTCTGAAACACAACAACTGGAAAATCAGAACGTGGAGAATGTGGACGGAATAGACATGACAGGTGCTTCTGCAAGTGACCTACAAAAGTATGCACTGAGTGTAGGCAACGGAAAAGCATTCAGCTGTGATACGTGTGGACGTGTATTCGGTACTAGTTTCGCTCTTCGTCGTCACACCATGAGCCACAATAACGAGCGTCCGGATAAGTGTGATATTTGTGGGAAAGGCTTCATCGGGAAGCAAAACCTGGAGGTTCATAGGCGTGTTCACACAGGCGAGAAACCATATGCTTGTGAGGTCTGCGGGAAGAAATTCTCGCAACACGGATCTTTGTATAAGCACCGGGAGAGACATGGAAGGTGTTTCAAACCTCCAGAGCCTGGGGCAGAGCCTTACCCCTTGGACTCTTCACATGGGGAAAGTGACCTGAAAATGGATGGGTCAGGATCATTTTCTGCGGAAGAAGGAATGGCTGTTAGCACTGATGGGCCGGACACGGAGGATGGTGGTCATGATGAGGTCACAGTGCCAATTCAAGGTCATCCACCAAATTTAGAACTGGATCTAAGTAAGGCTGTGAGTAGTCAGTCTCAAGTTGGTAACCTTCCTAACATGAACTTTGACCTTCCTGCACAAGGTCATGGTCATCcacagggtcaaggtcattcacaaGTTCATGATCATTCACAAGGTCAGGATCATTCACAAGCTCATGCTGAAAGTCATACACAAAGTCAAGGACATAGCCATTTGCATGACCATGTACAAACACCAGCTCGTATAGGTGCCATACAACATACCAGTATGTCAAAGCAAAGTTCCTCTATGGACCAAGTTCATGAGATGGCGGCTTCTGTTTTGGCTACAGAGGAAAATGAAAAAGGTTTTCAAGGTAGAAATCCAGAGGATGACATTGAAACATCTCAagttgaaaatttaaaacagaaTCTCAAAAATGATGATCCTATGCTTGCGGAAGAAGAAGTCAAGACTGAAAGTCAAAAACAGGAAGAGATGGAATACCTGCTCAGTAAAATGGATCCGTCACAGTTGTCACCAGGGCGATCAAAATCTGGTGATGATGGTCTACAGTGTAAATTTTGTCTGATCAAATGTGCTTCGATATTTGAACTACAATCACATTGTAGTAAGTACCACACAGGACAGAAACCTTACCGGTGTAATGTGTGTGGTAAGAGGTTTAGTGCTAGCTTTTGTCTGCGCCGTCACATAATGCTGCACACAGGGGAGAAACCGCACCGATGTCCGTACTGTCACAAAGGCTTTATAGAGAAACAACACCTTCAAAGTCATATCAGGATACACACAGGAGAAAAGCCGTATAAATGTCACGTCTGCTCGAAAAGTTTCACACAATATGGAACGCTGCACAACCATCTTCAGACACACAACAAGGAGACTTCCCCAGAGTCTCTGCCTATGAAAGCCGAACATAAGGAGCCGACCACGCCAGAGCCAACACCTGCAGTGACTACACCTCAGCAGACTTCAACTGCTTCCCATCACCCAACACTGTCACATCATTTAGCAAAGCAGCAGGAAATTCCTAAGGAGTTGGAGAATCAAATTAACCCAGAGATTCTTCTTAGTGGAATGCAAGGCATTTCATCGCTTAGCAACCCCCTTCTGCAGTTTTCTCAGGCTCTTCATCTACAAATGCAGCTTTACACTCGTGAGTTGGAGAGTCGAAAATCTTCCCTGTCTCAGATGGAAGGTGATTTTGAAGGAACGGAAGGAGAAAGCAACGGCGAAAGAGGGGAGATAATTCCTGGAAAGTATGCAGAGCCGACTCCAACCTCAGCCCCAAGTAAGGAAGAAATGGCTGCGGCAAAGGAAGCTGCACTGGGAAAGTTCAATAACAACCCCAGTCAAAACGTGCAAGTGAAGAAAGAACAGGTAGAACAGGCTGCGAATTTTGTGGAAAACGGTTTTGGCAATTCTTTAGGGCAGATAACGGCTCCTAATGTTGATCTTTCTGTCTTATCTAACAAGGAGTTGGAGGCTATGGCTGCTGCTGTGACAGATAAGAGACACAAATGTGACTACTGTCAGAGTCAGTTCAACTCACCCATAACGCTTGAACgacacacacgcacacaccgAGGCCAGAAGCCGTTTTTATGTCACTATTGTCAGAAGAGCTTCACGACAAGCTACTGTTTACGTCGACATGTAATGACGCACACTGGAGAACGGCCGCATGCTTGTCCAACGTGTGGCAAGCGGTTCATTGAAAAGCAGCATCTGATGATACATACAAGGATTCATACCGGCGAAAAGCCTTATCAGTGTAAATACTGCGGAAAAAGATTCCCACAAGGGGGATCACTCTATCGCCATGTTCAGATACATTTAAAAGGAAAATCGGTTAAAATTAAAGATGAACCAAATGTATCGGACCAACTGTCTGAGGCAATTCAGAATTATCAACTAGAACAGAAGACGCCAGAATTGGACGAGTCGAGCTCCAGTACCTATAGCTCAACTCACATGCAGTCGGCCCCATTGGATGCCTCTGTATCAACGCATGCTATAGCTACACCACAACATACAATTGCGTCAAGTTCACACCAGGAAAAGCTTGATTCAGCTCTTCTTTACGCCCATGATATTCTACGCAATCGACACCTTGATGAAAACCATCAGCCCAATTTTCAACCTAATGTCAGTTTAGAAAACAAAGCTGAATCTAACATACCAGAAGATCTTAGTAATATACGATTTATTGATTCGAACGAGACAGCTGCAATGGTGAAGGAAGGCGAGAAGACAGACAACCAACAAAATGAACAAAGAAACATTGACCTTACAGCTGCTGCCTATCAGGCGGCTTTTTCACCGACATATTTGAGTCAGATTCAAAAGTATGATGTTGCTCGCTCCGCAGGTTTGCAGTACCAGGATGCTAAAGGGAAATCGAGTGCAACATTAAGTGAAgatgatacaaaatttgatgtCATTTCAGATATGGTGAGACGCGATTATCTACAACACCAGTATAACTTCCTGTTTGGAAATATAGATGCCCGCACCGTACTTATTCCTAAGGAAGGAGGAACAGAAATTCCTCAAACTGTGGATACCCATGATGATAAAATTTCTGCTCCAGATGACATCCCAATGAATCTTACAGACAGCCGGTATCCACAAACAGAGGTTGAGAAAGCAGTAGAAACAGCTGCAATTCCTCAACCTGCCGATTACAGCATAGGGTCGCATCGTCTAAATGTTGCCACGACAATGTCTCAGCAACAAGCAGTGGAGTACAATGCAGCAGTGGAAACGATCGCTgcaacacaacaacaacaacaacaacaacaacaacaacaacaccaccTTATCCCAACTACAGCTGAGCTCCACAGCGACTCAAACGATACCCGAGACACTGTTGTGTCGACTGTTGTATACCCATGCAATGTTTGTGGACAGCAGTGTGAATCGTTACCAGCGCTGGTGTACCATTTACGCGAGCATACCGGTAGCACAGAGTTAAGGTGTGAAATTTGTGGTGAGACTTTCACAGTGGCAGAACATTTAATTATACACTACCAATCCCACGCGGTTGAAAGAGCCATGTTACAAACAGAACCATTACAAAGTCCAGCCAACTGGAGCATTACTGAAGGACAGTCAAATTCCTGTAGAGGGCGCTGT ACTGATGTCCACACTGCTCAACAGGTGGCGCCACTAGAGGATGTAAGACCAAGCGAGTTATTTCATCACATACCCACAACAGAACAGTTGTCAGACCCTGCAAATGTTCCGGTTACCGTGGCGCATCATCGTACAGTCGAGGGGTACCCCCCCGGATCGATCATTTCACACGGAGTTAGTGACACCCATGTGGGTGTTATCATGCGCCAGGATTCATCTCAAGTCCAAGGTCATCGACACACCCAAGGTCATGGCCATGGACATAGCCAAGGTCATAACGGGACTAGTAACACgaaaaatgaccttgatcacCAGATTCAGCCTCACCAGTCGGAGATGGCAGCGACAAATCAAGATTCTGAGAATCAGAAATCATCTGACAGTGAGGACGATGATCTGGACGGGACGATGGCCGACCATCATCCGCTAGCTACCTCAACACCATCTCACTCTCACGTTGCTCATCCTTCTACCATCGTCGAGAATGCACAATCACAGTCTGTCTCGTATTCCATGTCAGACAAACTGGCCGGGGAAGGAATACCAAAATTTATCGAAACTGGCAACATCCTCAGTTCATTTTCTGAACTGGCGAGTCAGGTCATGCAAAGAAATCTTGGAAGGACACCACTTCCAACGCCGGTTTTCCCAAGCACAAGTGGATTCCAGAGCACCAGTCATGTTGAACCAGCTCCATCACCAGCGACATCCGTAAAACAAGAGTCTACCGTCCAAGTTACCCCCACTCGGAGCCCTGTCACTGATGATACGGAGGAATCATCATTATCAATGTCAAATGCAAAACCATTCGTGTGTGAAATTTGTCACAAACAATTCATGAACAAACGCAGTTTTTATCGTCACGTAAGGTTGCATACAGGCGAACAGTTATGTAAATGTGAAATATGTGGGAAAGGATTCACCGGAGTGTTTGGGTTACGTCGTCACATGGTCGGTCATAGCGGAGACAAACCGCACAAATGTGAATTCTGTGGTAAAGGATTCATAGAAAAACAACATCTTGAATCTCATAGACGCATACATACAGGCGAGAAACCTTTCAAGTGTGACTTTTGTGGGAAACGGTTTACGCAGTATGGAACCCTCCACAGGCATAAACGTACACACACCAAGGAAAAACCATATGGTTGTCCACACTGCCCGAAACGATTTGGAGAAAATCGGCAACTAACACATCACTTAAAGGTCCATAATCCTGGCGGAGAAGTGAAAGAAGAAGAGGAGAGGGGCAAAGATGGCGGTGACACAAACTAA
- the LOC117315172 gene encoding uncharacterized protein LOC117315172: protein MGMSMVTKAAERETRGPRMDAGIYQSPLRGFMDDLTITTTSHIQARWVLSALEENVSWARMKFKPRKSRSLVLKKGRICQVKLKVQDEEIPTLVNNPIKCLGKWFDQSLSDNASVKNTLSQAKSWMKKVDGSGLPGKYKAWIYQQGVLPRLMWLLLIYEVPVTSVEGLERSVSSYLRRWIGVPSGFTSAGLYGRSSKLQLQISSVVEEFKVAKCRLVMTLRDSSDSRVSGAGIQKRTGRKWSASTSVDQAESMLQLRDVVGNICIGRQGLGMVHFQQWKNATATERRGMVQTEVRRVEEDQRRAKAVELGKQGKWLKWELPERRLSWSELWRKDQYRIAFLLRSVYDTLPSPSNLHQWRMTEDPSCQLCGKRGPMSHILSGCQVALTQGSYRWRHDKVLRELAGVVEEERRKKRPRATTGKGKVFVKQGETVEGRKAARTSLLDRGQDWELQVDLDGKLVFPCIVDTTLRLDMFLKSTTSKTLIVVELTVPWEENCEEANERKSLKYADLMADCRDKGWSVWLFPVEVGCRGFPSRSVTTDQALTTSRNVGEWQSQHPCENWVKQ from the coding sequence ATGGGTATGAGTATGGTAACCAAGGCAGCAGAACGAGAAACAAGGGGACCAAGGATGGATGCTGGTATCTACCAATCACCACTGAGAGGGTTTATGGATGATCTCACCATTACAACAACATCTCATATACAAGCTAGATGGGTGTTATCAGCACTAGAAGAAAACGTGTCATGGGCTCGTATGAAGTTCAAACCACGCAAATCAAGAAGCCTGGTTCTGAAGAAAGGTCGTATTTGTCAGGTGAAGCTGAAGGTGCAGGATGAGGAAATTCCAACATTAGTCAACAACCCTATCAAATGCCTTGGAAAGTGGTTCGACCAATCCCTATCTGACAACGCATCAGTTAAGAACACATTGTCCCAAGCAAAATCATGGATGAAGAAGGTAGATGGAAGTGGCTTGCCAGGGAAGTACAAGGCCTGGATATACCAACAGGGGGTCCTGCCAAGACTGATGTGGCTGTTGCTAATTTACGAGGTTCCCGTCACGAGTGTCGAGGGATTGGAGAGATCAGTGAGCAGTTACTTGAGGAGATGGATTGGAGTCCCATCAGGCTTCACTTCTGCTGGACTGTACGGCAGATCATCAAAACTCCAACTCCAGATTTCATCTGTAGTGGAGGAGTTTAAGGTGGCAAAATGCCGGCTGGTTATGACGTTGAGGGATTCGTCAGATTCCAGAGTCAGTGGAGCAGGCATCCAGAAAAGAACAGGAAGGAAGTGGTCAGCATCAACATCAGTGGACCAAGCCGAGAGTATGCTGCAACTACGTGACGTGGTGGGAAACATCTGCATAGGAAGGCAAGGGTTAGGAATGGTGCACTTTCAGCAGTGGAAGAATGCAACAGCAACGGAGAGACGAGGAATGGTACAGACTGAAGTTAGACGGGTAGAGGAAGACCAACGGAGAGCGAAGGCAGTGGAGCTGGGCAAACAAGGGAAGTGGCTGAAGTGGGAACTACCCGAGCGGAGACTGTCATGGTCGGAGCTGTGGAGGAAGGACCAATACAGGATAGCCTTTCTGCTGCGGTCAGTTTACGACACATTGCCGTCCCCATCAAATCTTCACCAGTGGAGAATGACAGAGGACCCTAGTTGCCAGCTGTGCGGAAAGCGAGGGCCAATGTCTCACATACTGTCAGGATGTCAGGTAGCACTCACACAGGGGAGTTACAGATGGCGTCATGACAAGGTCTTGCGTGAATTGGCAGGAGTGGTGGAGgaagaaagaaggaaaaagCGCCCAAGGGCAACAACAGGAAAAGGAAAGGTGTTTGTAAAGCAAGGTGAGACAGTCGAGGGTAGAAAAGCAGCCAGAACATCACTGCTGGACAGAGGACAGGACTGGGAGCTGCAGGTAGACCTTGACGGGAAGTTGGTATTCCCGTGCATCGTCGACACAACGCTCCGGCTGGACATGTTCCTCAAGTCAACAACGTCTAAGACCCTCATTGTAGTGGAATTAACAGTACCGTGGGAGGAAAACTGTGAGGAGGCGAATGAGCGGAAGAGCCTCAAGTATGCAGATCTAATGGCAGATTGCAGAGACAAGGGATGGAGTGTTTGGCTGTTTCCGGTCGAAGTTGGCTGCAGAGGATTTCCATCTCGTTCAGTGACCACTGACCAGGCTCTTACAACATCTAGGAATGTTGGAGAATGGCAAAGTCAGCATCCTTGCGAAAACTGGGTGAAGCAGTAG